In Halosimplex halophilum, the genomic stretch CCTGTCGGTCGAGTTCCGCCAGGACGAGTGCTGAGGGGCGCTCGCGCTCTACCCCGCTCACGCGCCGCCCCGCTTCGCCCCGCCCCGCCTCCGACCGCGCCGCGTTCGTCCCCGCTCAGTCTTCGACGGCGGCCGCGCGGATCTCGGTCACGTCGGCGTCGGTCTTGAACGTCGTCCCGCCGTAGTGAGTACGGGAGGCCGAGTGGCCGGCTGCCCGCAGTCGCTCGACGAACTCGTCCATCGCCACCGCGCCGACGCCCCAGCGCTTGCACAGCCGGTGCTGGTCGTAGTGGGTCGGCTCGTCGAGTTCCGCCGCGACCGTCTCGCACAGTTCCCGGGCCTCCTCGGCGGTGCCCATCCCGTCGTCCACCGCGTCGCGGACCGCCTCGGCGAACGCGGGGTCGCAGGTCCGGCCCAGCCAGATCGGCCCCGCGGTCTGGATCGCCTCGCCGCACTCGGGACACCAGTCGAGGGGGTCGGCGATCAGGCCGGGCGTCGCCTCGCGGTAGAGGCAGTGCTCGCAGTGGTCGACGTACCCCAGTTCGTCGATCAGGGCGTCCGCGGCCTGCGCGCCCGAATCAAGCCGGAGGTAGGTGCGGGCGTAGTGTTTCGTGGCGTGGCTGAAGACGGGTCGGGCGGCCAGGTCGTAGCGGGCGCCGGTCCGGACGAGCGCCGAGAGCAGTACTCTGAGGCCCATCTCGGCGTGGTACTCGGTGTTTCGCGGGACCGTCGAGTAGTGGCGGACGCCGCTCTCGAAGTGGGCGCCACAGAGCGGGGCGGTGTCGGTCGCGGTGATACAGACCAGCCGGCTCGCGCCCCTGAACGCGGCGTCGGCGAAGGGGATCGGCGTGCCGAACGGGTCCACGTCCACCGCGTCGAACGTCTCCTCGTGCATGAGAGCGTTGGCGTCGCGGTGGAGGGCGCGCCCGTCGAGGTCGTTGCGCGCGAGGTTCTCGCGGGCGAGTTCGACCGCGTCGGGGTCCACGTCGCAGCAGGTCGCGTCCCAGCCTTCGGCCGCGGCGCGGACCCCCCTGATGCCGGAGGCGGCGGTCGCGTCGAGGTAACGGGGGGTGCGGTCGGCGTCGCGGTCGATGTCGGCTTCGAGCGCGCGCAGGACGGCGACAGTCAGGTCGCGGTTGAGCTCCTGGACGGGGTTGAAGAACACGTCCTCGCCGACCCCGGCGTCGGCCTGTTCGGGAACCTCGACCGTCACGTCGCCCTCGGTCACGCGCATACCCCTACGACTCCGGCGACGGCGAAAAGCCATGCGTTTGCCGGCGCCCGGCGGAGCGGCCGCCAGGCCCCCGGTGTTCGGTCACTCCGCGCCGTCCACCGCGTCGACGACCGCCTCGGCCAGCGCCTCGAAGTCGGCGACCTCGGGGACCACGTCGACGGCGACGCCGGCGTCGGCCGCGGTGTCGGCCGTTGGGTCGCCGATGACGCCGACGACCGCGTCGGCCAGCCCCTCGATGGCCTCCGCGCGGATCCCCCGCTCGTCGGCCGCCGCGAGGAAGTGGCGGACGGTCAGCGACGAGGTGAAGAGGGCGCCGTCGAGCCGCCCCTCGGCGGCCAGCTCCGCGGAGTCGCCGGCGTCGTCCGGCCGCGTCAGCCGGTAGAGGACCGTCTCGTGGACGTACGCCCCGGCGTCTTCGAGCCCGGTCAGGAGGACCGCCGAGCCGTGGTCCGAGCGGGCGACCTCGACGCGGGCGCCGCCCGCCTCGTCTTCGAGTTCCTCGACCAGGCCCGCCGAGGAGAACTCCGCGGGCACCCGGTCGACGCGGTAGTCGCGCGCCCGGAGCGCGTCGGCGGTCGGCTCGCCGATGGCGCAGACGGTCGCATCGCCGGGCTCCCAGCGGTCGGCGGGCCCCCCGTCGTCGGCGCGCTCGCCCGCCGCGAGTTCGACGCCGGTCTTGCTGGTGAAGACGACGTAGTCGGCGTCCGTCCGGGGGGTCGCGCCCGTCGGGTCGACCGTCAGCATCGGGTCCGCGACGGCCTCGCCGCCCAGCGATTCGAGCAGTTCGACCGCGGCGTCGATCCGCTCGTCCGGCGGCCGGAAGACGGCGACCCGCGGGCGGTCCGCGGCGCTCATCCGTCGCTCCCTCCGTTCGACTCGACCCCGTCCGCCGCCCTCGCGGCGTCGCCATCAGGCACGCCGTCGCCGTCCGTGGCCGCGCTGTCGCCGTCCCCGGGCGCGTCGCCCCCGTACCCGCGGAGGAA encodes the following:
- a CDS encoding tRNA (guanine(26)-N(2))-dimethyltransferase — encoded protein: MRVTEGDVTVEVPEQADAGVGEDVFFNPVQELNRDLTVAVLRALEADIDRDADRTPRYLDATAASGIRGVRAAAEGWDATCCDVDPDAVELARENLARNDLDGRALHRDANALMHEETFDAVDVDPFGTPIPFADAAFRGASRLVCITATDTAPLCGAHFESGVRHYSTVPRNTEYHAEMGLRVLLSALVRTGARYDLAARPVFSHATKHYARTYLRLDSGAQAADALIDELGYVDHCEHCLYREATPGLIADPLDWCPECGEAIQTAGPIWLGRTCDPAFAEAVRDAVDDGMGTAEEARELCETVAAELDEPTHYDQHRLCKRWGVGAVAMDEFVERLRAAGHSASRTHYGGTTFKTDADVTEIRAAAVED
- a CDS encoding uroporphyrinogen-III synthase, with the protein product MSAADRPRVAVFRPPDERIDAAVELLESLGGEAVADPMLTVDPTGATPRTDADYVVFTSKTGVELAAGERADDGGPADRWEPGDATVCAIGEPTADALRARDYRVDRVPAEFSSAGLVEELEDEAGGARVEVARSDHGSAVLLTGLEDAGAYVHETVLYRLTRPDDAGDSAELAAEGRLDGALFTSSLTVRHFLAAADERGIRAEAIEGLADAVVGVIGDPTADTAADAGVAVDVVPEVADFEALAEAVVDAVDGAE